In Thermococcus sp. CX2, the following are encoded in one genomic region:
- a CDS encoding SDR family oxidoreductase yields MKNKLVVVTGGAGFIGSHIAWELSMDNDVVIIDNLYMGKRENVPPAAKFVQADIRDYESIAELISHADYVFHEAAQVSVVESVRDPVFTEEVNVIGTLNILRALMEGHGKLIFASSAAVYGDNPNLPLKETETPKPLSPYGVTKLTAEQYLRVFNELYGIPTVSLRYFNVFGPRQSANQYAGVISIFINRALKNEPLVIFGDGKQTRDFIYVKDVVKANVLAAESSRANGRIFNVATGRQTTILELAMKIIEITGTTSSIIFDKPRPGDIRHSQADISEIRKLGFEPEWTLEEGLKKTVEWYSVGMKT; encoded by the coding sequence ATGAAAAACAAGCTGGTCGTCGTTACTGGTGGGGCAGGTTTCATAGGCTCGCATATTGCATGGGAGCTAAGCATGGACAATGACGTGGTGATTATTGACAACCTCTACATGGGAAAGAGGGAGAACGTCCCACCTGCGGCAAAGTTCGTTCAAGCTGACATCAGGGACTACGAGTCGATAGCCGAGCTGATAAGCCACGCAGATTACGTTTTTCACGAGGCTGCCCAGGTCAGCGTCGTCGAGAGCGTTAGGGATCCGGTTTTCACGGAGGAGGTCAACGTTATAGGCACACTCAACATTTTGAGAGCCCTGATGGAAGGTCATGGAAAGCTGATTTTCGCATCTTCCGCCGCTGTTTATGGTGACAATCCGAATCTGCCGCTCAAAGAGACGGAAACGCCAAAACCACTCTCTCCCTATGGCGTCACGAAGCTAACGGCCGAGCAGTACCTTAGAGTTTTCAACGAGCTCTACGGCATCCCAACGGTTTCCCTACGCTACTTCAACGTCTTCGGCCCGAGGCAGAGTGCCAACCAGTATGCGGGAGTTATAAGCATATTCATCAACCGTGCGCTGAAGAACGAGCCGCTTGTAATCTTCGGCGACGGGAAGCAGACGAGGGACTTCATTTACGTCAAGGACGTCGTTAAGGCCAACGTTTTAGCCGCTGAGAGTTCAAGGGCTAACGGTAGGATATTCAACGTCGCAACTGGGAGGCAGACAACGATTCTGGAGCTGGCGATGAAAATCATTGAGATAACTGGCACGACCAGCTCGATAATCTTCGACAAGCCGAGGCCGGGGGACATAAGGCACAGCCAGGCGGATATAAGCGAGATTAGAAAGCTCGGCTTCGAGCCAGAGTGGACGCTAGAAGAGGGGCTGAAGAAAACGGTGGAGTGGTATTCAGTTGGAATGAAGACCTAA
- a CDS encoding DUF2341 domain-containing protein, with the protein MRKLKLTPLIISLMLLLATFGLAVPNINVSVQGLGWGAGPVQSPATEGGVTFHFATLTQVDYSLVHVSRSLPAYTAIIVKIYDSRGNIVALGNTTLQASLPAGEDVRVNVSFTWNRFSNVTVVIKSPNFTTSFSGPISLKIQAVGEGVWVGSLRRPINITEQSGTDLYNYTVRIVLGGQYTNAYFTDLNGNPLYYWYVYDGSFTIFWVKIPYLSANSKTTIFLHYGGSVNPYLSYMNPAKVFLFFDDFTGTYLDTSKWNIYGTPTVSGGILSLQGYRAQGRNIRGQATWIWTVNTFPVSYVIEMNTSLADADLRIAQNYGYAVGPFFLWYINSTGDGYGEGIGIYYSLPVIGLLQINVNNGSGTWTITAWNLYTMGTWSIISIVVDRGNIQTYQDGNPISTYTVPSLEDGSIGLGQATGGPSQYDWILVRKYVDPEPAVSIGWVYADLVFRP; encoded by the coding sequence ATGAGGAAGTTGAAGCTGACCCCATTGATAATTTCATTGATGCTTCTCCTCGCGACGTTTGGGTTAGCCGTGCCTAATATCAACGTTTCTGTGCAGGGACTGGGCTGGGGGGCAGGCCCAGTGCAAAGCCCTGCCACCGAGGGGGGAGTTACTTTTCACTTTGCTACATTGACACAAGTAGATTACTCACTAGTTCATGTTTCCAGGTCGCTACCTGCATATACAGCGATCATTGTCAAAATATATGACTCTAGAGGCAACATTGTGGCACTTGGAAACACAACCCTTCAGGCATCACTCCCCGCAGGTGAGGACGTGAGGGTGAATGTGTCTTTTACCTGGAACCGGTTTAGTAATGTAACTGTGGTGATAAAAAGCCCCAATTTTACCACATCTTTTTCTGGACCAATATCTCTCAAGATCCAAGCGGTGGGAGAAGGAGTCTGGGTCGGGAGTCTTAGGAGGCCCATAAACATTACCGAACAGAGTGGGACTGATCTCTACAATTATACTGTCAGAATTGTTCTTGGCGGACAATACACAAACGCATATTTTACAGACCTAAATGGCAACCCTCTATATTACTGGTATGTCTACGACGGTAGTTTTACGATATTCTGGGTTAAAATACCATACCTCTCCGCTAACAGTAAGACAACAATATTCCTGCACTATGGGGGGTCGGTGAATCCCTACTTATCGTACATGAATCCCGCCAAAGTTTTCCTATTTTTTGATGACTTTACTGGCACCTATCTTGATACGTCAAAATGGAACATATACGGAACCCCAACTGTTTCTGGAGGAATACTTTCACTCCAAGGATATCGCGCTCAGGGTAGGAACATAAGAGGTCAGGCAACGTGGATATGGACAGTAAATACATTCCCTGTTTCGTATGTTATTGAGATGAACACCAGTCTGGCCGATGCAGATTTGAGGATAGCCCAGAATTATGGATATGCCGTGGGTCCATTCTTCCTCTGGTACATAAATTCAACGGGAGATGGCTACGGTGAGGGCATAGGTATATATTATTCTCTGCCGGTCATTGGACTCCTCCAGATAAACGTTAACAACGGCTCGGGAACTTGGACGATAACTGCCTGGAACCTCTACACGATGGGCACTTGGAGCATCATAAGTATCGTCGTAGATAGAGGAAATATCCAGACGTACCAAGATGGAAATCCAATTAGTACATACACTGTTCCTTCCCTTGAGGATGGCAGTATTGGACTTGGACAGGCCACGGGTGGGCCAAGTCAGTATGACTGGATACTGGTGAGGAAGTACGTTGATCCCGAACCAGCGGTGTCTATTGGGTGGGTTTATGCTGACTTAGTCTTCAGGCCGTAG
- a CDS encoding adenylosuccinate synthetase, whose amino-acid sequence MPSYIVVGGQWGDEGKGSLIAYLAMKDRPQIIARGGVGTNAGHSVFINGRKYAVRQLPTGFMQRNARLLVGAGVLVDPEVFFHELEQLKDFNVANRVGIDYRCAIIEPNHKERDRKNIHLHDKIGTTGSGCGPANADRVMRVAKQAKNIRELEPYLTDVAQEVNDALDDGELVLVEGTQGFGLSLYYGTYPYVTSKDTTASAIASDVGIGPTRVDDVIVVFKSFPTRVGEGPFPTEMSEEEAEKLGLVEYGTVTGRRRRVGWFDFEFARYSARINGATMLAITMLDKYDKEAFGVTDYDKLPMKAKEFVEEVEERVGVPVGLIKTGPEMEHIIDLRENI is encoded by the coding sequence ATGCCGAGCTACATCGTTGTTGGCGGTCAATGGGGAGACGAGGGCAAGGGTTCCCTCATAGCCTATCTGGCCATGAAGGACAGGCCCCAAATCATAGCGAGGGGCGGCGTTGGAACGAATGCAGGACACAGTGTCTTCATTAACGGCAGGAAGTACGCGGTGAGGCAGTTGCCGACGGGTTTCATGCAGAGGAATGCCAGGCTTCTCGTTGGGGCTGGAGTTCTCGTAGATCCAGAGGTTTTCTTCCACGAGCTCGAGCAACTAAAGGATTTCAATGTTGCCAACAGGGTTGGGATAGACTACCGCTGCGCCATTATAGAGCCCAATCACAAGGAGCGCGACAGGAAAAACATCCACCTGCACGATAAAATAGGAACCACCGGCTCAGGCTGCGGGCCGGCAAACGCCGACAGGGTAATGCGCGTGGCAAAGCAGGCCAAGAACATAAGGGAGCTCGAGCCCTATCTGACCGACGTGGCTCAGGAAGTAAACGACGCGCTCGACGATGGGGAGCTAGTTCTCGTCGAGGGGACGCAGGGCTTCGGCTTGAGCCTCTACTACGGAACCTATCCATACGTTACTTCCAAGGACACAACGGCATCTGCCATAGCAAGCGACGTTGGAATCGGGCCAACGAGGGTCGATGACGTCATAGTCGTCTTCAAAAGCTTTCCGACGCGCGTTGGAGAGGGACCGTTCCCCACGGAGATGAGCGAAGAGGAAGCGGAAAAGCTGGGCCTGGTGGAGTACGGCACTGTAACTGGTAGGAGGAGAAGAGTGGGCTGGTTCGATTTCGAGTTTGCCCGCTATTCGGCCAGAATCAACGGGGCCACAATGCTGGCCATCACAATGCTCGATAAATACGATAAAGAGGCCTTCGGCGTTACGGACTACGATAAGCTGCCCATGAAAGCTAAGGAGTTCGTCGAGGAGGTTGAGGAGCGCGTTGGTGTCCCGGTCGGGCTGATAAAGACCGGTCCTGAGATGGAGCACATAATAGACCTGAGGGAGAACATCTGA